The stretch of DNA AACCTCTACCTACCCTTTTTGTAGCATAGGATAAAAGGGTGTCCCTTGCGGGGCTTCTTAATCCCTTACCTATCCTTTCAAGGACGATGAATATTAGTGCAGATTGCCAATAGCTTGAAATGGAAAGCAAGGGGACAGAAACAAGTAAGCTATAACCACATATTACAAAGAGCCAATGTGCCTTTTTCTTATCACAGATATATCCTGAAAACAAACGAATGATATAGCCAGCTAGCTCGCCGATACCAACCACAAAGCCAACAATTGTAGCATTTGCTCCCAAGGTATTCAAATATTGCCCATTTACGCTTCTTCCTCCTTCATAAATAATATCTCCCAATAGACTTATTAAACCAAAAAGGAATATAATTGTCATTCAAAAATCCCATCTATCTTTGCTTTGCAATTAGGGCAGACTCCATCCTTTAAGCTATTGGAAAGGACAGAGAAGCCAATTCTATTAATAATGGGTTCTTTACATTGATAGCAATATGTATTTTCCCCTGGGTCTCCTGGTATATTTCCAGAATAGACATACCTTAAGCCAGCATTTTTCCCAATTTCTCTTGCTCTTTCAATAAAAGAAATGGGTGTTGGTGGGATATCAAGCATCTTGTAATTTGGATGAAACCTTGAGATATGCCAGGGCGTCTCCTCTCCAACTTCCTTAATAAATTTTGCAATATCAGAAAGTATTCCAGATGATGTGTTTTTTTCTGGAATGAGGAGGGTTGTTATCTCAACCCAAATCCCAAGCTCTTTCATTAACCTTATGGATGAAAGGACAGGTTCTTGTCTTGCATTGCAAAGGGTTTTATAAAAATTATCATCTCCCTTTAGGTCAACATTTGCCGCATCAAGGTATGGAGCAATCATCTTTAGGGCTTCAGGGCTCATATATCCATTTGTTACAAAATTGTTATAAAGCCCCTCTTTTTTTGCAATATTTGCTGTTTCAAAGGCGTATTCAAAGAATATGGTTGGTTCTGTGTATGTATAGGATATGCTTTTACAACCTTTTACCTTCGCCGTTTTAACTATTCTTGAAGGAGGCAATTCCTCTCCAAATATTCCATCTTCATCCTTTGGAGCTTGCGATATTGTCCAATTCTGACAAAATTTGCAAGCCAAATTGCATCCAACAGTAGCAACAGAGAGAGAATATGAGCCAGGAAGAAAATGAAAGAATGGCTTTTTCTCAATTGGGTCAATATTACAGGAGCAAGCAAGGTTATGGACAAGGCTATAAAGGATGCCATCTCTATTCTCCCTTACCCCGCAAATTCCCCTTTTCCCCTGTTTTATTCTACACCTATGGCTACATAGATGGCATTCTACAAAATCATCTTTTTTTTCATAAAGAAAAGCCTCTTTCATTCTGGCAACAACACATTTGTTCCAAAATCAAGGGCTTTCTTTTCCCTTATGAAATCTTGTTCATTATCTGAGGTATGAATTGTATTTTCAGTAAGGGAATCTGTATAGTTATCACGGACAATGCTCATCGCCACATCCCTTATCTTTTTTCTTGCACCTATACCTTCATAGAGCAATGCCAAAGACCTCTTTTTGCTCATAAAATTTATCAAGGCTTCAAAGAAATACTTACCCTTATGTGGGGCATAAAATTCCTCCATCTGCTCTTTTTCTGGCATTTGAATCTTTGCCGCAATAATAAACATACCTGTCTTTGAAAGGATGTCTATAACATCGCCAATTCTTGGGTCATAGGGTTTATCAAAGGCATTTGGTTTAATTATCACAACACTTTCCTCTACATCCTTTATTTTTTCTTTAGGGTATTTTATCGCACCACTTACAGGACTTCCTAAATACTTGTATTTATTCCAAAAAAGGTTAATTTGTTTCTCTGCCTCTTCTTTGCAAGAAGGACAAGAAACAGGAAACTCTGATATTATTTTATCTTTCTCCCTATAAAAGAATCCAAATTTTCCAAGGATTGTTGTTCCATTTCTATGCCTTATATCACCAACAAGATTGTTTATCCTCTCAATTACATCATCTCCTTCAATAACAAGGTTAAATATCCTCCTTACATTATATTTGCTCTTATTAAAATTTTCGTCAAGAAGCATTTTTTTAAAGGCATCCTGAATTTCCTGCTCATCCTTTGTTTTCCTTTGTGTCAGGGTTTTACAAAAATCAGATGCTAATTCTTTTGTTAATCTATAGATATCAGCACCAATAAAGGTAATGGGTTTATTTTCCTCTGCCATAAACCTTATCATGCTAAGGATTGCTCCCGTAATAGACCTCTCCAATGCTTCTGAATAAATATTTACAATTGTTCTTTCTTTCATTTTGCTTTATATTATAGCCTTTTTCCTAAATTTTCTCAATAGGAATTATCATCCATTTTTTAACATCTTCTTCTTTATGTGCCATAATTTGGCGTTTAATTTCCTTTGATTGAAGGGATACCATTGTCTCTTTGTGGCAATATTTTGCAATAATTTTAGAAGAAAGCAAAAGACATTCCTCAACAAATTCTCCCCTTCCTAATCCAAGGGGTCCATTTTCAGCTGGTTCAAAGATAATATCAGAATCTTTTGCTAAATTTTTAAGCCTTATATTTTCACTTTCATTCCTTCCAACAATAAGCTTAAAATATGGAGAAAGCCTGAAATGCCTGCTTATCTTTAAAAGCTCAATATCATTTAAGTTAAAATTAGGGCTATATTTCATCAAATCCTTCATTCTAAAAGCAAAGCCAAAGTCTGTAAGTAAGCATCCACCCGCTGGCGCTGGATAATCCTTTATTCCAAAATCTTCTGCCAATTTTATTTGTGGCTTTCTGCTCCTTCCAGATATAGCATATAATTTCTCCCTATCAACCCATCTTTCAATCTCAGGTATAGTTTCAGCAAGCAATTTTGCTGAAAGTGGTCTTAAAACAAGACCTAAAAGACCAGATTCTTTTTCTATTAGCCTCATTGTATCCTTTTTTTGAGACATTGGCCTTTCTCCCAATACCTCGCCTGTAATGATAAATTTAGCACCGATTTTCTCCATATAAGATTTGGCTTTTTTAAAGATAAGGATTCTGCAATCAATGCAAGGGTTTATATTCTTTCCATAGCCATATCTTGGATTTTTGACCATCTCAAGATATTCATCGGCTAACCTTTCTACCTTGAGGGGGATTTTGAATAAATCAGCCACCTTCTTTGATTCCAAATCACATCCATTCTTGCGATTACATTGGTAAAATGGGCTGATAAAATTTAGGGCAGAAACCTCTATTCCTTGGTTAAGAATAACCTTTATCGCAAGGGTTGAATCAAGTCCTCCGGATAGAAGGGCAAGGGCTTTCATTGATTTAGATAGGCAATTGCAGATTCTGTTGGCTTTCTTCCCTTTGGTGTTCTTTCTATAAAACCTATTTTTAAAAGATATGGTTCATATACCTCACTTATTGTCCTTTCATCCTCCTCTAATGAAGCAGAGAGGGTTTTTATTCCAATAGCCCTTCCTTGGAATTTATTTATCAAAATATCAAGAATCCTTCTATCCATAGAATCAAGGCCAAATCTATCAACCTCAAGCCTTTCTAATGTTTCCTCTGCTATCTGTCTTGTTATCCTTCCTGTGCCTTTTACCTGTGCATAATCCCTTATTCTTCTTAAAAGCCTATTTGCAATCCTTGGTGTTCCCCTTCCCCTTTTTGCTATCAAATGGGTAGCATCTTTTTCTGTTTCTATATTTAAAATACGAGAAGAGCGAAGAATAATAGAAAAGAGATCATCTATTGAATAAAAAGAAACAACCTCTGATATTCCAAATCTATTCCTTAAAGGTGAGGTAAGCATACCCTGCCTTGTTGTAGCTCCAATCAGGGTAAATTTTGGAAGGGAAAGTTTTATACTCCTCGCAGATGCTCCCTTTCCAAGCAAAATATCAATGTTAAAATCCTCCATAGCAGAGTATAAAAGCTCAGAAACAGCCTTGTTTATCCTATGTATTTCATCAATAAATAGGCAATCAAACTCCTTTAAATTTGTAAGTATAGAGGCTAAATCTCCGGGGCGCTCCAATATTGGCCCTGATGTTGAAAGGATATTGCTTTTCATCTCTTTTCCTATAATCCCTGCCAATGTTGTCTTTCCCAAGCCAGGTGGACCTGAAAAAAGGGTATGGTCTAAGGGCTCATTCCTTTTCTTTGCTGCTTCAATAAATATCTTAAGGTTCTCAACAAGCCTGTTTTGTCCTATAAACTCAGAAAAATCCCTTGGCCTTAAAGAATTCTCGCTCTCCTTTTCCTCAAAATCTGCCTCTGGCGATGTTATTTCTTTCATTTCATCTTATGATAAATTTCTAAATCTTAATTTATTTTAACGCCTCTTTTATCAATTCCTCAAGGTCTTTTGGATTTTTTGTCAACGCCCTTTCGCAAGCATTGCCTGCCTCTTTTTTTGAATAGCCCAGAGAAATAAGGGCTTGGATGCAAGAATTTTCTAAATCCTTATCTTCCTTTTCTACTAGTCTATTTGAAAGCTCAAGGATAATCCTCTTTGCTGTTTTTTCTCCTATTCCCTTTATCTTGGAAAGGGAAGATACGCTTCCCTTTTGGATAATTTTTCCTAAATTATCTGGTGTTATCTCTGATAGAATCCTTAAGGCTATCTTTGGACCAATTCCAGTAATGGATATGAGGGTTAAAAATAGTTCCCTCTCTCTTTCACTAATAAACCCAAACAATTGAATCTTCTCATCCTTAATTATTGTATAGGCAAAAAGCCTTGCCTCACATCCTTTTTCTGGAAGGCTTGAGAATGTGTTTAATGAGATAATAAAGCCATATCCAATGCCAGATACATCAATTGTAACATATGTTGGTGTTTTTATAGCAACCTTTCCCTTTATAAAGTCAATCATTTTATAATTATTTAGCCTTTAGTCATATACATTAAATCATATTTCTTGTTTTAATGCAAGGATTTTTGTATAATAAATCTATGAAAATAACATTGATAAATGGTGACGGCATAGGACCTGAGGTTGTAAGTTCATGCCAAAGGGTTATTGATGCAACAGGAGCTGATATAGAGTGGGAAGAGATTCCTTTAGAATTTAAGGATAACGCTCCTATAATGGATGGAATTTTAGAATCCATAAGAAAAAATAAGACCTGTCTTAAAGGACCAATAACAACGCCTGTTGGCTATGGATTTACATCGGTTAATGTCTCCTTAAGAAAGGCATTAGACCTCTATGCAGGGGTAAGACCAGCAAGGTCATTTTTAAATAAAACAGATATTACAATTATTCGTGAGAATACAGAGGGGTTATATACAGGGATTGAGTTTTCTGTAGGAGGTTCTGCTTGTGCCATAAGGACAATAACAAAAGAGGGCTCGGAAAGGATAATAAAATTTGCCTTTGAATATGCAAGGAAGAATAATAGGAAAAAGGTAACCTGCGTCCATAAGGCAAATATTCTAAAGCTAACCTGCGGCTTATTTCTAAAAACAGCCAAAGAGATTGCACCCCTTTACCCTGATATTGAATTTGAGGATAAGCTAGTTGATAATACCTGTATGCAATTAGTAAAAAAGCCAGAAGGCTTTGATGTTATTGTAACAACAAACCTATTTGGAGACATTATCTCAGACCTATGTGCTGGGCTTATTGGAGGGCTTGGTGTAGCACCAGGGGCAAACATTGGAGATAACTTTGCTGTATTTGAGCCTGTTCATGGAAGTTGCCCAAAGTATGCAGGATTAAATATTGCAAACCCAATAGCCACAATTCTTTCAGGAGCTATGATGCTTAAATATCTAAAAAAAGCAAATTGTGCAGAAAAAATAGAAAAAGCCATTTCTTCTATAATGGAGAAAGGGATATTACCAAAGGATTTAGGCGGAGATTATTCTTTATCTCAAGTAACAGAAGAAATAATAAATAATTGTAACTATTCAGCCACTGATGAAAATAGTCGTAAGAATAGAACACGGATGATACGGATTTAACGGATTTTCGCTGATTTCTTTCTCTTTTTTCTATCTTCTATCTGCGAATATCCGCATCATCAGCGTGCTATTATTTTTCATCTACGACAAAGTTAAATAGATATGAAGAAATTATACTAAATAGTTACTTTTATTTTTGACTGCCACATTCATTTTTTGTATTATAATTTATCAAAAATGGTCAAGTCAATGAAAAGTAAAGCTATGTAGTTACTATATCAAAATGTTATATTGTATGTTAGTAATTCTCGGTAAAAACTTAAACACATTAAAAATCATCATTTTTTTCTTTTATCTTCTCTATCCTTCTATATTTATAGTGATTTTT from bacterium encodes:
- a CDS encoding isocitrate/isopropylmalate dehydrogenase family protein, whose protein sequence is MKITLINGDGIGPEVVSSCQRVIDATGADIEWEEIPLEFKDNAPIMDGILESIRKNKTCLKGPITTPVGYGFTSVNVSLRKALDLYAGVRPARSFLNKTDITIIRENTEGLYTGIEFSVGGSACAIRTITKEGSERIIKFAFEYARKNNRKKVTCVHKANILKLTCGLFLKTAKEIAPLYPDIEFEDKLVDNTCMQLVKKPEGFDVIVTTNLFGDIISDLCAGLIGGLGVAPGANIGDNFAVFEPVHGSCPKYAGLNIANPIATILSGAMMLKYLKKANCAEKIEKAISSIMEKGILPKDLGGDYSLSQVTEEIINNCNYSATDENSRKNRTRMIRI
- the ruvA gene encoding Holliday junction branch migration protein RuvA; the encoded protein is MIDFIKGKVAIKTPTYVTIDVSGIGYGFIISLNTFSSLPEKGCEARLFAYTIIKDEKIQLFGFISERERELFLTLISITGIGPKIALRILSEITPDNLGKIIQKGSVSSLSKIKGIGEKTAKRIILELSNRLVEKEDKDLENSCIQALISLGYSKKEAGNACERALTKNPKDLEELIKEALK
- the ruvB gene encoding Holliday junction branch migration DNA helicase RuvB, whose amino-acid sequence is MKEITSPEADFEEKESENSLRPRDFSEFIGQNRLVENLKIFIEAAKKRNEPLDHTLFSGPPGLGKTTLAGIIGKEMKSNILSTSGPILERPGDLASILTNLKEFDCLFIDEIHRINKAVSELLYSAMEDFNIDILLGKGASARSIKLSLPKFTLIGATTRQGMLTSPLRNRFGISEVVSFYSIDDLFSIILRSSRILNIETEKDATHLIAKRGRGTPRIANRLLRRIRDYAQVKGTGRITRQIAEETLERLEVDRFGLDSMDRRILDILINKFQGRAIGIKTLSASLEEDERTISEVYEPYLLKIGFIERTPKGRKPTESAIAYLNQ
- a CDS encoding nucleoside-diphosphate kinase; translated protein: MKERTIVNIYSEALERSITGAILSMIRFMAEENKPITFIGADIYRLTKELASDFCKTLTQRKTKDEQEIQDAFKKMLLDENFNKSKYNVRRIFNLVIEGDDVIERINNLVGDIRHRNGTTILGKFGFFYREKDKIISEFPVSCPSCKEEAEKQINLFWNKYKYLGSPVSGAIKYPKEKIKDVEESVVIIKPNAFDKPYDPRIGDVIDILSKTGMFIIAAKIQMPEKEQMEEFYAPHKGKYFFEALINFMSKKRSLALLYEGIGARKKIRDVAMSIVRDNYTDSLTENTIHTSDNEQDFIREKKALDFGTNVLLPE
- the amrS gene encoding AmmeMemoRadiSam system radical SAM enzyme, producing MKEAFLYEKKDDFVECHLCSHRCRIKQGKRGICGVRENRDGILYSLVHNLACSCNIDPIEKKPFFHFLPGSYSLSVATVGCNLACKFCQNWTISQAPKDEDGIFGEELPPSRIVKTAKVKGCKSISYTYTEPTIFFEYAFETANIAKKEGLYNNFVTNGYMSPEALKMIAPYLDAANVDLKGDDNFYKTLCNARQEPVLSSIRLMKELGIWVEITTLLIPEKNTSSGILSDIAKFIKEVGEETPWHISRFHPNYKMLDIPPTPISFIERAREIGKNAGLRYVYSGNIPGDPGENTYCYQCKEPIINRIGFSVLSNSLKDGVCPNCKAKIDGIFE